In the genome of Myxococcus stipitatus, one region contains:
- a CDS encoding PBP1A family penicillin-binding protein, with translation MSDSKTTDRGRSKLVLEGVAPTRWWKVLLKLGGWLALTGGTAAMLGLVGLYYVYAEGLPAIPKVDEYWPPIVTEVYTDDAVLAGEFYNERRKVVPYERIPKRLVQAFIASEDSSFFDHFGVDVLGTARAAFKTIGAKLGLRSGGIQGGSTLTQQTAKAVLISAEGYKSATAKTLKRKIREAILARRLEEALTKEEILYLYLNNVFLGHHSYGVQSAAENYYRKDVRDLTLGEMTLIAGLPQAPSRYSPFLRPDAARKRRAYVLRRMLTEGMISQAEHDAANAEPVNVYPVEDVFHEFAPYFVEQVRKDVVDRYGNPALLKEGLKVFTTMDSERQRAAQDAVMDGLLSLDKRQGWRGPVQQLGPEALKAFIERAKRAMGKEALVEGRLYVAAVTAIDSDGKGADIQVGPHAARLPLLGMRWARKVNPEGYYPAMMISSVKRAIAVGDLVVVRHVTKKDLTDDKEQWDKGLAADIPDEGVKLFRLEQTPEAQSALVSVDPHRQYLTAMVGGYDFDDNEFNRAFQACRQPGSAFKPFVYSAALEQLNWTEATIIVDSPIVEHDPDNKVSWKPENYSEEFVGDVLLRTALVNSMNIPAVKTFGAVGVKNMAAWSTKLGITTPMNMDFSAALGSSCVYPVDLANAYATFNRYGRKKPTYFVRKVEDRWGRTLEDHTAFDDAWAPLQDRVAAGYARLFEPGEQVMSPEVGFILTHLLRGVVQQGTGGPATRLGKPAAGKTGTTNDSFDAWFAAYTRDLVTVAWVGYDLNPHPLGRYETGGRAALPIWLNYMKRGLEGRPQSEFFPWQSMDLVRLHIDKKTGKIAPAGSKNSELMFFKKGTEPKDAVPDKNTVDVDQFMMGAQ, from the coding sequence ATGTCCGACTCCAAGACGACTGACCGCGGCCGCTCGAAGCTGGTGCTGGAGGGGGTTGCCCCCACGCGATGGTGGAAGGTGCTGCTGAAGCTGGGCGGCTGGCTGGCGCTGACGGGCGGCACGGCGGCCATGCTGGGCCTGGTGGGCCTGTACTACGTGTACGCCGAAGGGCTGCCGGCCATCCCCAAGGTGGATGAGTACTGGCCCCCCATCGTCACCGAGGTCTACACCGACGACGCGGTGCTCGCGGGCGAGTTCTACAACGAGCGCCGCAAGGTGGTGCCCTACGAGCGGATTCCGAAGCGCCTGGTGCAGGCGTTCATCGCCAGCGAGGACTCCAGCTTCTTCGACCACTTCGGCGTGGACGTGCTGGGCACCGCGCGCGCGGCCTTCAAGACCATTGGCGCGAAGCTGGGCCTGCGCTCCGGCGGCATCCAGGGTGGCTCCACGCTGACGCAGCAGACGGCGAAGGCGGTGCTCATCTCCGCGGAGGGCTACAAGTCCGCCACCGCGAAGACGCTCAAGCGCAAGATTCGCGAGGCCATCCTCGCCCGGCGGCTGGAGGAGGCGCTGACGAAGGAGGAGATTCTCTACCTCTACCTGAACAACGTCTTCCTCGGGCACCACAGCTACGGCGTGCAGAGCGCGGCGGAGAACTACTACCGCAAGGACGTGCGCGACCTGACCCTGGGCGAGATGACGCTCATCGCGGGTCTGCCGCAGGCGCCCAGCCGCTACTCGCCGTTCCTGCGTCCGGACGCGGCTCGCAAGCGCCGCGCGTACGTGCTGCGCCGCATGCTGACCGAAGGGATGATTTCCCAGGCCGAGCACGACGCGGCCAACGCGGAGCCGGTGAACGTGTACCCCGTGGAGGACGTGTTCCACGAGTTCGCGCCGTACTTCGTCGAGCAGGTGCGCAAGGACGTGGTGGACCGCTACGGCAACCCCGCGCTGCTCAAGGAGGGCCTCAAGGTCTTCACCACCATGGACAGCGAGCGCCAGCGCGCCGCGCAGGACGCGGTGATGGACGGCCTCTTGTCACTGGACAAGCGCCAGGGGTGGCGTGGGCCGGTGCAGCAGCTGGGGCCGGAGGCGCTCAAGGCCTTCATCGAGCGGGCGAAGCGGGCCATGGGCAAGGAGGCCCTGGTGGAGGGCCGCTTGTACGTGGCCGCCGTCACCGCCATCGACTCGGACGGGAAGGGCGCGGACATCCAGGTGGGCCCGCACGCGGCGCGGCTGCCGCTGCTGGGCATGCGCTGGGCGCGCAAGGTGAACCCGGAGGGCTACTACCCGGCGATGATGATTTCGTCGGTGAAGCGGGCCATCGCGGTGGGCGACCTCGTCGTGGTGCGCCACGTGACGAAGAAGGACCTCACGGACGACAAGGAGCAGTGGGACAAGGGGCTGGCGGCGGACATCCCGGACGAGGGCGTGAAGCTCTTCCGGCTGGAGCAGACCCCCGAGGCCCAGAGCGCGCTCGTCTCCGTGGACCCGCATCGCCAGTACCTCACGGCGATGGTGGGCGGGTACGACTTCGACGACAACGAGTTCAACCGCGCCTTCCAGGCGTGCCGTCAGCCGGGCAGCGCGTTCAAGCCGTTCGTGTACTCGGCGGCGCTGGAGCAGCTCAACTGGACGGAGGCCACCATCATCGTGGACTCGCCCATCGTCGAGCACGACCCGGACAACAAGGTGTCGTGGAAGCCGGAGAACTACAGCGAGGAGTTCGTGGGGGACGTGCTCCTGCGCACCGCGCTCGTGAACTCGATGAACATCCCCGCGGTGAAGACGTTCGGCGCGGTGGGCGTGAAGAACATGGCGGCGTGGAGCACGAAGCTGGGCATCACCACGCCCATGAACATGGACTTCTCCGCGGCGCTCGGCTCGTCCTGTGTGTACCCGGTGGACCTGGCCAACGCCTACGCGACGTTCAACCGCTACGGCCGCAAGAAGCCCACGTACTTCGTGCGCAAGGTGGAGGACCGCTGGGGCCGCACGCTGGAGGACCACACGGCCTTCGACGACGCGTGGGCGCCGCTCCAGGACCGCGTGGCCGCGGGCTACGCGCGCCTGTTCGAGCCGGGGGAGCAGGTGATGAGCCCCGAGGTGGGCTTCATCCTCACGCACCTCCTGCGCGGGGTGGTGCAGCAGGGCACGGGTGGCCCGGCCACGCGCCTGGGCAAGCCCGCGGCGGGCAAGACGGGAACGACGAACGACTCGTTCGATGCGTGGTTCGCCGCGTACACGCGCGACCTGGTGACGGTGGCGTGGGTGGGCTACGACTTGAACCCGCATCCGCTCGGTCGCTACGAGACGGGCGGCCGCGCGGCGCTGCCCATCTGGCTCAACTACATGAAGCGCGGGCTGGAGGGCCGGCCGCAGTCGGAGTTCTTCCCGTGGCAGTCGATGGACCTGGTGCGGCTGCACATCGACAAGAAGACGGGGAAGATTGCCCCCGCGGGCTCGAAGAACTCCGAGCTGATGTTCTTCAAGAAGGGCACCGAGCCGAAGGACGCCGTGCCCGACAAGAACACCGTCGACGTGGACCAGTTCATGATGGGCGCGCAGTAG
- a CDS encoding RluA family pseudouridine synthase, whose translation MIEYRIETDTAGMRLDKLLRKRLPTVPVSHLFKMIRTKKVRVNGKRAQPEQLLAEGDVLTIRGDEKTLRGEDRPKVDRPPPPVDPSRLVILREDDWLMAVDKPSGMAVHTGSGITGGTLVDYVRAYLGPKAVRNDFTASPAHRLDRETSGVILVAKRRPAMVHFTEVFTHGLSKKRYLTLVKGKMTKESGVIDLPLSEHQQTAESKARRGVNMQDALTRWKVVKQSGDAALLSCAIETGRTHQIRRHLAAIGHPVLGDKKYGDFAYNRDVQARWGLKRLFLHAERIEFPHPDGSGKVAVEAALPAELRDVLKRAALLP comes from the coding sequence ATGATCGAGTACCGAATCGAGACCGACACCGCCGGGATGCGCCTGGACAAACTCCTGCGCAAACGGCTGCCCACCGTTCCGGTGAGCCACCTCTTCAAGATGATTCGCACCAAGAAGGTGCGGGTGAACGGGAAGCGCGCGCAGCCCGAGCAGTTGCTCGCCGAGGGTGACGTGCTCACCATCCGGGGCGACGAGAAGACACTCCGGGGTGAAGACCGTCCGAAAGTGGACCGTCCCCCCCCTCCGGTGGACCCCAGCCGGCTCGTCATCCTGCGCGAGGACGACTGGTTGATGGCCGTCGACAAGCCCAGCGGCATGGCCGTCCACACTGGCAGCGGCATCACCGGGGGCACCCTGGTGGACTACGTGCGCGCCTACCTGGGCCCCAAGGCCGTCCGCAACGACTTCACCGCCTCCCCCGCCCACCGGCTGGACCGGGAGACCTCCGGCGTCATCCTGGTGGCCAAGCGCCGCCCGGCGATGGTGCACTTCACCGAGGTCTTCACCCACGGCCTCTCCAAGAAGCGCTACCTCACCCTGGTGAAGGGGAAGATGACCAAGGAGTCCGGGGTCATCGACCTGCCACTGTCCGAGCATCAACAGACGGCCGAGTCCAAGGCCCGTCGCGGGGTGAACATGCAGGACGCGCTCACCCGCTGGAAGGTCGTCAAGCAGTCGGGCGACGCAGCGCTCCTGTCCTGCGCCATCGAGACGGGGCGCACCCATCAGATAAGAAGGCACCTGGCGGCCATCGGCCACCCGGTATTGGGGGACAAGAAGTACGGTGACTTCGCCTACAACCGCGACGTGCAGGCGCGCTGGGGGCTCAAGAGGTTGTTCCTGCACGCCGAGCGCATCGAGTTTCCCCACCCGGATGGCAGTGGCAAGGTGGCCGTGGAGGCCGCACTCCCCGCCGAGCTCCGGGATGTGCTCAAGCGGGCCGCGTTGCTGCCCTGA
- a CDS encoding pentapeptide repeat-containing protein: MPKAPSIEKLLQNGSAEWNRLRKGGQVPTEHTGATFTQLFSANADLSGLGLVGSEWERCDLSKINFRDTDLSNAYFHGGRLQDCDFRGANLEGATFEKLKLLRCDFTGAKGLDDMEMDDVDMDRVVGLDGEEAPPPPPPPAQGITAFTREQREKALGVQANALLQGEPAAEELPPFKPQDPPGSLFFRGLKRLAMPPLWVLDVPGLRPLVPQRMPPGSSLETLYREAVKTRLENKKPMADPAVVEKAQKSLRMGAKDANVAAMYLREVGVLPLFRFATAQVLKGALREEVEVDDLTGSIDPRTTGALLELRLTHEVVEHLQEARRRLAATQLYTALLEAGFSPDNNWDEALESSEAALELAQMATGDNRDALFEGFQVFAALPEEARLRRLAYLAESVTNLELVSRMPEGMEPSWLNGPETRECHEREMTYVQSLKAEDIPSKVAALAKAELGVPEGEVPEESDGDLFIHLRCDVCGKEKLIVQSPDE; this comes from the coding sequence ATGCCGAAAGCCCCCAGTATCGAGAAGCTCCTCCAGAACGGGTCGGCCGAGTGGAACCGACTGCGCAAGGGCGGTCAGGTCCCGACCGAGCACACTGGCGCCACCTTCACGCAACTTTTCTCCGCCAACGCGGACCTGTCGGGCCTAGGGCTCGTGGGGTCCGAGTGGGAGCGGTGCGATTTGTCCAAAATCAACTTCCGGGACACGGACCTGTCGAACGCCTATTTCCATGGCGGGCGGTTGCAGGACTGTGACTTCCGGGGGGCGAACCTCGAGGGAGCCACCTTCGAGAAGCTGAAGCTCCTGCGCTGTGACTTCACGGGCGCCAAGGGCTTGGACGATATGGAGATGGACGACGTGGATATGGACCGCGTCGTCGGTCTGGACGGGGAAGAAGCCCCGCCGCCGCCTCCTCCGCCCGCCCAGGGAATCACCGCGTTCACCCGCGAACAGCGCGAGAAGGCGCTGGGCGTGCAGGCGAACGCGCTGCTCCAGGGCGAGCCCGCCGCGGAGGAGCTGCCCCCGTTCAAGCCCCAGGACCCCCCTGGTTCCCTCTTCTTCCGGGGCCTGAAGCGCCTGGCCATGCCCCCGCTCTGGGTGCTGGACGTGCCGGGGCTGAGGCCCCTGGTGCCGCAGCGGATGCCTCCGGGCAGCTCGCTGGAGACGCTCTACCGCGAGGCGGTGAAGACGCGGCTGGAGAACAAGAAGCCGATGGCGGACCCCGCCGTGGTGGAGAAGGCGCAGAAGTCGCTGCGCATGGGTGCGAAGGACGCCAACGTGGCGGCCATGTACCTGCGCGAGGTCGGCGTGCTGCCCCTGTTCCGCTTCGCCACCGCGCAGGTGCTGAAGGGCGCGCTGCGGGAAGAGGTGGAGGTGGATGACCTGACGGGCTCCATCGACCCGCGCACGACGGGCGCGCTGCTGGAGCTGCGGCTGACGCACGAGGTGGTGGAGCACCTGCAGGAGGCCCGGCGGCGCCTGGCGGCAACGCAGCTGTACACGGCGCTCCTGGAGGCGGGCTTCAGCCCGGACAACAACTGGGACGAGGCGCTGGAGTCGAGCGAGGCCGCGCTGGAGCTGGCGCAGATGGCCACGGGCGACAACCGCGACGCGCTGTTCGAGGGCTTCCAGGTCTTCGCGGCGCTTCCCGAGGAGGCGCGCCTGCGCCGCCTGGCGTACCTGGCCGAGTCGGTCACCAACCTGGAGCTGGTGAGCCGGATGCCGGAGGGCATGGAGCCCTCGTGGCTGAACGGGCCGGAGACGCGCGAGTGCCACGAGCGCGAGATGACCTACGTGCAGTCGCTGAAGGCGGAGGACATCCCGTCGAAGGTGGCGGCGCTGGCGAAGGCGGAGCTCGGCGTGCCCGAGGGCGAGGTCCCCGAGGAGAGCGACGGCGACCTGTTCATCCACCTGCGCTGCGACGTGTGCGGCAAGGAGAAGCTCATCGTCCAGTCACCGGACGAGTGA
- a CDS encoding MOSC domain-containing protein, protein MARSPRLVGRVVRVLVCTEKKTFVTREVPEVPLTFEGIEGDRHAGHTRPADVRTPWYPKGTPIRNTRQLSLVSSEELAQVADTLGLPEVLASWLGANLELVGIPRLTQLPPGSRVFFPQDAVLAVEGENDPCTGPGRVIESHHPGHEKLASRFVKAAFERRGLVAWVDCPGLIRAGDEVQVMLPKPVTYVLPAP, encoded by the coding sequence ATGGCTCGCTCTCCGAGGCTGGTCGGCCGCGTGGTCCGCGTCCTGGTGTGCACCGAGAAGAAGACCTTCGTCACCCGCGAGGTGCCCGAGGTGCCGTTGACCTTCGAGGGAATCGAGGGAGACCGTCACGCGGGGCACACGCGCCCGGCGGACGTGCGCACGCCCTGGTATCCGAAGGGCACGCCCATCCGGAACACGCGTCAGCTCTCGCTGGTGTCATCGGAGGAGCTGGCGCAGGTGGCGGACACGCTGGGGCTTCCGGAGGTGCTCGCGTCGTGGCTGGGCGCGAACCTGGAGCTTGTCGGCATCCCCCGGCTGACGCAGCTGCCGCCGGGCTCGCGCGTGTTCTTCCCGCAGGACGCGGTGCTGGCCGTGGAAGGGGAGAACGACCCGTGCACCGGGCCGGGCAGGGTCATCGAGTCCCATCATCCGGGGCACGAGAAGCTCGCGAGCCGCTTCGTGAAGGCCGCGTTCGAGCGTCGCGGCCTGGTGGCCTGGGTGGACTGTCCCGGCCTCATCCGCGCGGGCGACGAGGTCCAGGTGATGCTGCCCAAGCCCGTGACGTACGTGCTGCCCGCGCCGTGA
- a CDS encoding MBL fold metallo-hydrolase — translation MSVELRRNGLHLTGTLLSLDAKRKSPLCFVSHGHSDHIARHERTIATAATLRFMEHRLGPVSAPLAAPFRRPFDLGPLVLELLPAGHILGSAQLRVIRADGRRIVYTGDLNVVPSLTAEATEVAECDTLVIESTFGHPRYRFPPRAEVFGQVEAWVRRQWERDAVPVLLGYPLGKSQEAMKYLSGRGFSLVAHTSIYEVVKLYAELGVPIDNVRPFTGKVEPGEVLFFPPHQVRSGALSHLWPRGTAVLTGWALDPGAARRYGADVAFPVSDHADFPSLMAYVKATGASEVVTCHGFAEELAQALRDAGVDARPLGGKPQQLALL, via the coding sequence ATGAGCGTGGAGCTGCGGCGAAACGGGTTGCACCTGACGGGCACCCTCCTGTCCCTGGACGCGAAGCGCAAGTCGCCGCTGTGCTTCGTGAGCCATGGGCACTCGGACCACATCGCGCGGCACGAGCGCACCATCGCCACGGCGGCGACGCTGCGGTTCATGGAGCATCGGCTGGGGCCGGTGAGCGCGCCGCTCGCGGCTCCCTTCCGACGGCCCTTCGACCTGGGCCCGCTGGTGCTGGAGCTCCTGCCCGCGGGACACATCCTGGGCAGCGCGCAGCTGCGCGTCATCCGCGCGGATGGGCGGCGCATCGTCTACACGGGCGACCTGAACGTGGTGCCCTCGCTCACGGCGGAGGCGACGGAGGTGGCCGAGTGCGACACGTTGGTCATCGAGTCGACCTTCGGCCATCCGCGCTACCGCTTCCCGCCCCGCGCCGAGGTCTTCGGGCAGGTGGAGGCGTGGGTGCGTCGGCAGTGGGAGCGCGACGCGGTGCCGGTGTTGTTGGGCTATCCGTTGGGCAAGAGCCAGGAGGCGATGAAGTACCTGTCCGGCCGGGGCTTCTCGCTGGTGGCGCACACGTCCATCTACGAGGTGGTGAAGCTCTACGCGGAGCTGGGGGTGCCCATCGACAACGTGCGTCCCTTCACCGGCAAGGTGGAGCCGGGCGAGGTGTTGTTCTTCCCGCCGCATCAGGTGCGCAGCGGGGCGTTGTCGCATCTGTGGCCGCGAGGCACGGCGGTGCTGACGGGCTGGGCGTTGGACCCGGGGGCCGCGCGTCGGTATGGCGCGGACGTGGCGTTCCCGGTGTCGGACCACGCGGACTTCCCTTCGTTGATGGCCTACGTGAAGGCGACGGGGGCGTCCGAGGTGGTGACGTGTCACGGGTTCGCGGAGGAGCTGGCGCAGGCGCTGCGGGACGCGGGTGTGGATGCGCGGCCGCTGGGGGGCAAGCCGCAGCAGCTGGCGTTGCTGTGA
- a CDS encoding DMT family transporter, producing MSTSTPHSLGGESSRLERLKGFQADGALLFITAIWGVTFVVVKDALSFADPFSFVALRFGVGGLALSLVAGRRMFTRTNLRHGALLAVFLFLGFALQTWGLTFTTPSRSAFITGMFVVFVPLLSMLVFRRMPTKAAWTGVVLSVVGLFLLTHPSAGEGGGWLSEGVLLTLACAVAYAAHITLTERYASKDGVLGMVAVQLCGVSLLSAAFLPFTTPRVEWHPTLVTAVLVCGLFPSALAISIQTWAQARTSAVRAAVICALEPVFATLCSVVLGYEVLGAPEMLGGGLIFLGVMVAELGSPAWVWWKSRRAGVQAAG from the coding sequence GTGAGCACCTCCACTCCACACAGCCTGGGCGGCGAGTCATCCCGTCTGGAGCGGCTCAAGGGCTTCCAGGCGGACGGCGCGCTGCTGTTCATCACCGCCATCTGGGGCGTCACCTTCGTCGTGGTGAAGGACGCGCTGAGCTTCGCGGACCCGTTCAGCTTCGTCGCCCTGCGCTTCGGCGTGGGGGGACTGGCGCTGAGCCTGGTGGCGGGCCGGCGGATGTTCACCCGGACGAACCTGCGCCATGGCGCGCTGCTGGCCGTCTTCCTGTTCCTGGGCTTCGCGCTCCAGACGTGGGGGCTGACGTTCACCACGCCCTCGCGCTCCGCGTTCATCACCGGGATGTTCGTGGTGTTCGTCCCGCTGCTGTCGATGCTCGTGTTCCGGCGCATGCCCACGAAGGCCGCGTGGACGGGCGTGGTGCTGTCGGTGGTGGGCTTGTTCCTGCTCACGCATCCGTCGGCGGGCGAGGGCGGCGGGTGGCTGTCGGAGGGCGTGCTGCTGACGCTGGCCTGCGCGGTGGCGTACGCCGCGCACATCACCCTCACGGAGCGCTACGCGTCGAAGGACGGCGTGCTGGGGATGGTGGCGGTGCAGCTGTGTGGCGTGTCGCTGCTGTCCGCGGCGTTCCTGCCCTTCACCACGCCGAGGGTGGAGTGGCATCCGACGCTGGTGACGGCGGTGCTGGTGTGTGGCCTGTTCCCCAGCGCGCTGGCCATCAGCATCCAGACGTGGGCCCAGGCGCGGACGTCGGCGGTGCGCGCGGCGGTCATCTGCGCGTTGGAGCCGGTGTTCGCGACGCTGTGCTCGGTGGTGCTCGGCTACGAGGTGCTGGGCGCGCCGGAGATGCTGGGCGGCGGGCTCATCTTCCTGGGGGTGATGGTGGCGGAGCTGGGCTCGCCGGCGTGGGTCTGGTGGAAGTCGCGGCGAGCGGGAGTGCAGGCGGCGGGATGA